DNA sequence from the Chryseobacterium indicum genome:
TTCAAAATCGTATTCACTTAATGGAATTGCCCATGATAATGGTCTGTAGCCTTCAATATATATATGCACATGAGGCTCTTCTGGAGAGAAATACTTACCTAAATAAGGTTTCAAATATGAAGGTAAAGTTTCTAATTCGTGGTCGGGATTTATATGAGTGCCTTTAAAGTCGATTCTTAACAATCCAACATATGTGTTGTTTTCTTGATGATGTAAAGATGTTTTTAATAAAATTTTCTCATTACTTGTTAATTCAATTAAAAATTTCTGATCTTCATCATTTGGAGATAAGAACTCTAATCTGTTTCTTTTTTGTGATAAATCTAAAATTGCATTACTATCCTTTAATTTTTTAGGTAGTGAAAGCAAATATTCCGCATGCTTTGTTGAAAACATAATTTTTAGTTTTCACTAATGTATGAAAATATTCTAAAATTCTCATATACTAAAATCAAAACTAAATGCTATTCAATTATTATTGATTAAGTAAACTACCTGATCTTATCATTTTATAAAATTATTTAGATTTAGATTCATATTTTATTTCAAATTATTTTTTTTAAATTGAATTAGAATTTTACAATATTTTCATCCACATTTGCTTATTCTAGAATGTATTATTTAGAAATTACAAAAGAAATTTTTATAAAAATAAAATGATACTACGACAAAACTCGTCGTGTTTTATTAATTTTTATCTTTTGAACAAAAAATAATCAGTAATTACAACTATTTTTCAAAGTCTATTATCTGAATATTTATTTATAGTACTCTATGAAGTAATGACATTAAATTCTGCAAAAATACTATGTGAAAATTTTATCTGAAATGTAAAATAGTCATTATTGATACATCTTAAACCACAACAAAAAAAATCTAAAGTTATCGGGATTTTAAATTTCAAATTCAAACTTACTTAATCTCCACAGGAACTGAGATTTTATCCCAATCCATTGAGAATCCGTCATTATTTATTTTGGAAACCAGAGCTTCCTGTTTTGCAGGCAGCGCTTTTGTTTTTTACGTCTACAGTAAAGCATTTTTTGCCTGTTCGTATTTGTGAGCGCCCCATTGTTTTGGCTCTTTGTTGAAGATAGCAGCCCAAGTTCCGCTTTCTCTAGGAATCAAGAAAAAGCTGTACTTTCCGGCAGGAAGTTTTTTACCCTGAACGCTAATTTCTTTATCCAGCGTATTTTTCACGAAATACAGGAAAATATAATGAAAGGCTGAAGATTTCTTCCTACTTCTATCTAGCTAATCTTCCCTTATATCGGCTTTCCTTCTGCCATCCTGCTTCACCTTGAGAGTCTACAAAGCAGATTTTTAGATCCGCCATTCCCGGAGAAGTAAAGAATATCAAAAAATCAGCATCTTGTTTATTACGAGTGATAAACCAATGTGCATCCCCATGAGCCAATCCCCAGGAAGCAACCCTATGAACCAATAAATCTGCATCTCCCCTGCTTACAATCGCAACTCTTATACGTGCTTCTCCCATAGATTCGGTCTGATATATTCTTGCCATTTTTAAATGATTTTTTATGCTTTTATTAAACAGATAAAATTATGATTGAAAATAAATCACAAATATACTATGTGAGTAAACAAGATGGAAAAATAATTTCAGATTTTTTTTTATCTGTTACAGCCAAAAAGACTAATTTAAACTCATCCACCATAAATCTCACAGTCTTTCACCCATTAAATTTTAAATAAATTCCGTATATTTATATGGCCACTAAAACTAAAAACTATGACTTCTTTTCAACTGAAAAAAGGTTTGTAAACGGTTCATTATCTTTAATTCAAACTCATGTTTTTAAATTCCATGGGCTTCATTCCTGTCTGTTTTTTAAACAGTCTCGTGAAGTAGGATGCATTTTCGAAACCAAGCTGAAAAGCAATTTCTGTAATGCGTTTTTCTTTAAGTCTTAAAAGATTTTTGGCTTCGGAAATCAGAAAAATATGAATGAGCTCCATTGCCGTTTTTCCTGTTTCCTGTTTCAATAAATCGCTGAGATAACGTGGAGAAACAAAAAGCTGCTCTGCTAATTGTGCAACAGTGGGAAGTCCGTTATGCTCCAATTGACCTTCATTGATGTAATTCTTTAAGGCGGCGTTAAATTTCGAAATCATTTTTCCTTTTATCTGGGAATGATCGACAAATTGTCTTTTGTAAAACCGCTGTGCATATTTCAGAATGGATGAAATATGGCTAAGAATAATCTCACGGCTGTATTCGTCCGGATTATTAAAATATTCTTTCTGAATTTTATCCTTTAGTTCCAGAATAATCTGCTCTTCTTTTGGGGAAAGATGGAGCGCTTCCGTCACTTCATAATCAAAAAAGCTGTATTGCTCTATTGTACTGAAAAGCTCGTGGCCCTTAAGATAATCTTCATGAATCAGCAGCATATAGCCATTTTCTTCAAAATGCAAATCTTTCATTTCGATAATTTGTCGCGGCTTTGCGAAAAACAGACTGCCATTGTTGTGATCATACGGCGTTCTTCCATACATAAAAACGCCCGATTTTATTTTCTTAAAAGCAATAATATAGCCATCTGTCGTGAATTCCCGATTCCCTAAAGTGCATTCGGACAGACAGCCGATTACACTGAAAAGCGGACTTTCCGGAGCGCTCCATCCGTTATCTGAATGAAGATCTGTCAGGGTTTTATAGTGTTTCATCGGCTGAATTTTAACTGTAAAAAATAACTATTTATGCAGGAAAAGATTGATGTAATCCGCCGTAATTTCAGGATACTGATGTTGCGGTCCGTGTCCGGCATCATTTAAAATGATATGCTGCATTGTAGGTGCATTTTTCATTAATGGAAACCAATTTTCAGTGGCAAAACTAATGTCATGGTCTCCCGAAATCACCAGAACCGGCGTTTTTAAAGTTTTGTATCCTTCGCGGAAATTCAGCTGGTCTTCTTTAAAAGATCCGGAACCTGCAAAGTACCTTTGGAAAAGTTCCGTTGTAGAAGGAATCAATGCTCTGTTAAGCCGCTGCGCAATTCTGTCGTGTGATTCTTTAGCTGCCTTTCTGCTTTTTTCCGAAGCCGGTTCGAAGAAAAGATAGTATTCGTCTTCCAGATTGTTTTCAGGTTTCAAAGCATGCTCGTAAAAAACGGGTTCTATTGCGATTTTATTTTCTCCCGGAGGATTAGTTCCTATTAAAACAGTTTTCAATACCCGTTCCGGATTCTGAAACATTACCGTTTGGGTTACCAATCCGCCATAAGACCAGCCCAATACATTGAATTTGTCGATTCCCAGATAATCGGCAAGTGCGGGAACGGTTTCTGCAACTTGAAAAATATTCAGAGGCAGCTCGCCTTCGGAATTTCCAATTCCCGGATAATCAAAAAGAATTACGGTATTTTTTTCCGCCAGAGCATCCACAAAAAGAGGATCCCACGTGTCCAGAATTCCTCGGAACCGATTAATGAAAAATAATGGCGTTCCTTCTCCGAATCTGCGATAGGCAATTTTATTATGGTTAATGTCTGCAAACTGGGTTTCTGCTGTTAATGCTGTTTTCATTGTGATAGAATTTTTATAGTCGTATTTTAAATTAATGTCCGTGTGCTGCAATGCTTACTTCTTTCCAGTTTTCAATATCTTCCAGACGTTTTTTATACACTTCGCTTACAACATGATAGGCAATTTTACCGAATAATACTCTTTTTGGAGGATTCCCATTGTCGATAATATCCAAAATTGGCTGAACGGTAGCTTCCGGTTTTCCCCAGGTTTCAGGATTGTCGCCGGACTCCGTAAACGCAGCACGCACCGGATTATAATCTGTAATTTCCGAAGAAGTCTGAACCGCCGAAGATCCTGCCCAATCTGTTGCAAAACCATTTGGCTCAATTAAAGTTGTTTTAATTCCCAGATGTGCCGTTTCGCTTCCTATGGTTTCTATAAGCCCCTCCACAGCAAACTTTGAAGCATTGTACAAGCCTAGCAATGGCAAAGTCGTCAATCCTAAAAAGCTGGAAACCTGAATAATATGCCCGCTTTTTTGTTTTCTCATCACTGGTAAAACAGCCTGCGCCACCCAAAGAGAGCCGAAGAAATTGGTTTCCATCTGTTCTCTTGCCTGTTGTTCCGAAGTTTCTTCAGTGGTTCCGAATAATCCGAAGCCTGCATTGTTAATTAAAACATCAATTTTTCCGAAATATTCCTCTATTTTTCCGACAACTTCAAACACTTCTGTTCTATTATTGACATCCAGCTGCAATGGTAAAATCTGATCGCCGTATTGTGTTTTCAAATCATCCAAAGCCGAAATATTTCTTGCTGAAGCTGCCACTCTGTCTCCTCTTTTCAAAAGTGCTTCTGCCCATAGTTTTCCAAATCCTTTTGATGCTCCTGTAATAAAAATTGTTTTTTGCATTTTGTTAAAATTTTAAATGTTTATTTGTTTAATTTTGATAAGACAAAGTTAGGCGGATGAACTCCCGAAGCTCTAACACAAATGAGCGGAAGTATAGCACAGAAATACGCAACGAGACATTTAATATGGTAAAACGTCAATAAAAAGTAAACTATGGAAAAAATCAACCATTATAAAAGCATCACAGAACTACACGAGAAAAGTAGTTTTGAGATGCCAAAACATCCGCTGATAAGTCTTATGACGTGTAAAGAATTAATGACATATTCTGTAGGGGAAGACCGTTTTACCGGTGATTTTTATATGGTTGCGCTGAAAAAGATAAAATCAGGGCACGTTTTGTACGGGAAGACCAAATATGACCACAGCAACGGTTCGGCAGTTTTTATGAAACCGCGTCAAATCATTGAAGTAAGCAATGTACAGTTTGCAGAAAAAGGTTTTGTAATGTTTTTCCACGAAGATTATCTTTCCGGACATCATCTTTACGAACAGATAAAAAAATACGGTTATTTCGAATATGAAATCAATGAAGCGTTGCACATTTCTCCCAGTGAAGAACTGATATTGTGGGAATTATATTATAAAATCCGGAAAGAATATGATGAAAATCCGGATGAATTCAGCCGTGAGATCATTCTGTCGCACATAGATTCTATTCTTAAATATTCTGACCGGTTTTATAAGAGACAGTTTATTGACAGAAGCATCAATGTATCAGGAACGATGC
Encoded proteins:
- a CDS encoding DUF6150 family protein; this translates as MARIYQTESMGEARIRVAIVSRGDADLLVHRVASWGLAHGDAHWFITRNKQDADFLIFFTSPGMADLKICFVDSQGEAGWQKESRYKGRLAR
- a CDS encoding DUF2911 domain-containing protein, whose translation is MKNTLDKEISVQGKKLPAGKYSFFLIPRESGTWAAIFNKEPKQWGAHKYEQAKNALL
- a CDS encoding SDR family NAD(P)-dependent oxidoreductase, translating into MQKTIFITGASKGFGKLWAEALLKRGDRVAASARNISALDDLKTQYGDQILPLQLDVNNRTEVFEVVGKIEEYFGKIDVLINNAGFGLFGTTEETSEQQAREQMETNFFGSLWVAQAVLPVMRKQKSGHIIQVSSFLGLTTLPLLGLYNASKFAVEGLIETIGSETAHLGIKTTLIEPNGFATDWAGSSAVQTSSEITDYNPVRAAFTESGDNPETWGKPEATVQPILDIIDNGNPPKRVLFGKIAYHVVSEVYKKRLEDIENWKEVSIAAHGH
- a CDS encoding alpha/beta fold hydrolase; amino-acid sequence: MKTALTAETQFADINHNKIAYRRFGEGTPLFFINRFRGILDTWDPLFVDALAEKNTVILFDYPGIGNSEGELPLNIFQVAETVPALADYLGIDKFNVLGWSYGGLVTQTVMFQNPERVLKTVLIGTNPPGENKIAIEPVFYEHALKPENNLEDEYYLFFEPASEKSRKAAKESHDRIAQRLNRALIPSTTELFQRYFAGSGSFKEDQLNFREGYKTLKTPVLVISGDHDISFATENWFPLMKNAPTMQHIILNDAGHGPQHQYPEITADYINLFLHK
- a CDS encoding DUF6978 family protein gives rise to the protein MFSTKHAEYLLSLPKKLKDSNAILDLSQKRNRLEFLSPNDEDQKFLIELTSNEKILLKTSLHHQENNTYVGLLRIDFKGTHINPDHELETLPSYLKPYLGKYFSPEEPHVHIYIEGYRPLSWAIPLSEYDFEVQSLNNKQDIVELVLKFGEKINVISRLNINTSLF
- a CDS encoding helix-turn-helix domain-containing protein, which produces MEKINHYKSITELHEKSSFEMPKHPLISLMTCKELMTYSVGEDRFTGDFYMVALKKIKSGHVLYGKTKYDHSNGSAVFMKPRQIIEVSNVQFAEKGFVMFFHEDYLSGHHLYEQIKKYGYFEYEINEALHISPSEELILWELYYKIRKEYDENPDEFSREIILSHIDSILKYSDRFYKRQFIDRSINVSGTMLKKFQKVVDNYFEKDLHLQDGLPTVNYLADKLSVSTRYLSDVLKQETGKTALEHIHIYLIKEAKNLLLSSENNVSGIAYDLGFESPSYFTRLFKKIVGLTPVQYRENVNI
- a CDS encoding helix-turn-helix domain-containing protein; the encoded protein is MKHYKTLTDLHSDNGWSAPESPLFSVIGCLSECTLGNREFTTDGYIIAFKKIKSGVFMYGRTPYDHNNGSLFFAKPRQIIEMKDLHFEENGYMLLIHEDYLKGHELFSTIEQYSFFDYEVTEALHLSPKEEQIILELKDKIQKEYFNNPDEYSREIILSHISSILKYAQRFYKRQFVDHSQIKGKMISKFNAALKNYINEGQLEHNGLPTVAQLAEQLFVSPRYLSDLLKQETGKTAMELIHIFLISEAKNLLRLKEKRITEIAFQLGFENASYFTRLFKKQTGMKPMEFKNMSLN